ACCTTAGTTCAAAACTCCTGTGCCtttagaaaggaaacaaaaaacacatgaGCCCTATCCACAGGAACCACAGCAGAAGGATGAAATTTTCCTAAACTTACACCAAAATCaccttttaaaacagattttgtgGTCTTAACCCCCGAGTGTCCGATTGAGTAGGTCTGGGTTCACAACTTGGAATATGCCCTTCTAAAGAGTTCCCATGTGATGCTTTTGCTGTTTGTTCACAGATCAAACTCAGAGAAGCAGTGCTCCAGGGAAGGCAATGCTGCATGCTGTCCCAGGCCCCAGTCCACAGGGCTGGAGGTTTACAGACTCCAGGCGGCAGATCCCAGAGTTCTCACTGACATCCCTCAAGGTCTCTGCAGTGAGTAAAGCAGAGATATGGCCATCTGGAGGTCCTAGCCTCTCCACTGCTAAGGGACCTCGTGAGGAAGCCCCAGGACGCAGGTGATCACAAACCCTGGCCAGGCTCCACCCACAGAAGTCCCCAGGCCACTTGATTCTTCTGCCtggaactgaaaaagaaaacagaaaacttacaTGGCTTattcctcacctccttctagtgtTTACTCAATTCTCCTCTTACTAATGAGACCTCCTTCACTGCACTGTGTAGTATTACAGCCTATCTCCCTACTCCTCGGCACACAATCACTCTCCTTTCCATTTTGCCTACTACATTCTAACTTACTATGTGATTTAGTATTTCTTCTTTCGTGTTGCCTGTCTCTTCCttaaatataagctccatgaaggcatgAGGTTTTGTCCCAATTGTTTCATGTCTCCCATGCACCTAGGATAGATGCTCATTAAGCTTTTGTTAGAGCAGAGAATGAAAATGACACCATAGATCGCTGTTCATTTTCACCATTCTGGTAACTCTAAATGACCTCTTCAGTTTTGCCTCTAAGCTGGAAAGGAAATGCTCGATATTTTCAAGAATGTTAAAGAATCACATTTGGAGATAACATCCTCAGTGAGTCCATTTGCTTCAGGGGGCCCCAAcatctgtcttctgtcttctttGTCCTGGTCCCAACTGATGGCTTTTTTTCCCTTGTCCCTGACAGAACATACTGAAATGCACCAAACCAACTAACACTTCAAGCTACGTGCATTTGAAGAGCAATGAGGTACGTTTATTAGTTCCCAGCTACGAGTGGCGGCAATTTGGATCTCAGGGATTCCACGGAATGATAACTCCATTCGAATTTGTAGCCTTTGGGAGCATTGGCAGTATGCTTAGCCTCTGAGAGCGTACTGAGCTTGATGGAGTgtgaaaaaatatgtatcaacACTTCAGTGATCGATTGCTGCCAACACTGCCCCCCAGAAACTCGGGTGCCTTCTCTTTGAGAGGAGCCAAATCACCTTCTCAATCAAAGCCTGAAAGACGCCTTTTCGGCAAGCTGGAGGGGACGAGAAGTGCGCCCTTCGCCGCATGACGAGCTGGGACTATATTACCCAGAGTGCTCTGCGCCGAGTGGCAGCAGCGCTGATCCAATGAAGGTGCAGGAGTGGAGTTGATCCGTGTTTGGCGCGAAAAAATAGGGGCGGGACTTCCAGTCTTGTTTTGTGGCGGGCATTTTGGCTGGTTCGGGACTAGTTCGCCTAATCAGTAGCTCCCAATCGCTAGGTCCGGTCTGAGGTATCCAGAGGCTGAAAATTCGAGACAAATGTCGTCCTCCCTGCACAAAGGTGAATCTAAGGCTCGGAGGGGACCGAAGGGGTGATCCCAAGTTCCAGGGCTGGGTGGTGTCCGAGTCCCCACCCTCGTCACCCGTCACTCCCGCCCATCCACAGGCCTAGATTTCCGAGGCCTCATAGATGGATCTGGCACAAATTGGTAGTGAGTCCTTCAGGCCCTCGCCTGAACCGTCCTCAACTTTTGATTCCTAAAGGTCCAAATATGAGGAGCCTGTTGGGATCATTGCAGCCTGGGCCGGAGCGTCCAGCACcctcaggagggagggaaggggcgcTTGTCGGGGGTGTCCCCGTTTCTGAAAGGAACGTGATGAGATGTGGGAGTGTTACAAGCAGAGGGATCACCATAGGCGTAGAGGGgctacaggtccaggagtgtttgGGAAACCTGGGCTCCGTGCTGTGTCTGTACAGAACAAAGTGTGAAGGGGAGTCAAGCCCGGAATGGCAGGTGGAGGAGGCGTATCTAAGCGCTTACCGTGCTTGGAACCATGGAGGCTTGTGAACAGAGGAAGGACATGGTCTGAGTTAGGGTTTTTTAAGTTTCCCTGAAACTGGAAAAGGGGTGATGAGGACAGTGAGGCGCAGGGAGGTTGAGTCCTTCTCCAAAGTCACTCAGCTGGTAAGAGGCACTACTGAAGACCGGGCTACAGAGTTAAGAGTAAGCCCAAGGTCACCTGGTTCCAGGGCTAGGCAGGGGCGCAAGGGAGGCCTGAGCCCATGGAGCCCTCCACGTTGCTTGCTTCTCacagtctctctcttcccacagGTTCCATGGCCGCAGAAGTGTTTAAGGACCCTGCACAGGTGAGTGGGCCCTCACCAGTCCCAACCTCCCCCGACACACACATATTCTCTGGGATTGTGATGCTCTAGGATGCAGACTGCCACTCTCCTAGCCTTTTGGCCTGGAGATTGTTTTGAGAAACCCCAGACCCTCAGCCAGGGTTTATATTGAATGCTTCTTATGTCTGGCAACCAAGGGAATGAGGTGTGGAAAATCACCCCAGGCATGTCCAGATGTTTGAAGGTATGAGTGAGCTGGAAGTGTTCAGAGAACcacatttctctttcctttatgGCGATCAGGAGAGTAAGAGTTGGGCCTGGAATGACAGCCTGAGAAATTGGATGTTTTCCTGGAAGTGATGGGAGCAATGGAATGTGTGACAATGAGGTTGTGTGACTCAGGTCTTAAAATGCTCTCTCTGGCTGCAGAGAGGAGAACAGATTTTGGGgagtgagggaggaggcaggaagaccaGGGATGAGGCTACTGCACTAGTGCTGGTGGTGAGTATTGGTGGTGACTGAACCAGTATGGTGACCATGGAAGTGGGAGAAGTGGTTGAATTCTGGGTCTGTTTTTTAAGTATGACTGACTGGATTTCCTAATGTTGAGGGTGACAAAGAAAAACATATGAGTCAAGGATTATCCCAAGCttttggaaggaagaaaggaaaagtcagCAATAATTTTCGGTGGAAATAGCAGGAGTTTTGTTTTAGCCATGTTAAAAATCTGAGATGGTTTAGAGTCCACTGCTTGAAGGCATCAAGTTGTCAGCTGGACACAAATGTCTGAAACTCTGGGAAATGGTTCAGGGTGGAGACAGCCAAATGGTGGTGGCTAGTATGTATATCCAAAGGGAGATGGAGCTGTGGGTCACATTTGGGAGGAGGAGTCTTCAGGTTATGGTGGTAATGCTATTAGCAGGCCAGGACAGGGAGGGTGGCGCCCTAGGAATGGGTCTCTTGTTTGAGCACGTGGTTAGGGGTGGTGTGCATCATAAGCACAACCGAGGGAGAGAACTGGCCATGGGAGGGGATTTGGGAAGAGGATGGTCTGGTGAGTGGTCAAGGCTTCTAAGGGCAGAGGGGAAGTGTAGACATTGAGATCGATGCAGAGACATAGGAGTAATTGAGGAAGCATGACGGTGAGGCTGGTTTCTATTCACATCTGTATGGACTTACCAGGATTTTTTGTGAACTTGGAGTGTTTCAGGCAGGCTGGTGGATTAGCTCAGGGGAAAATGTGGTTCTGATAGAGTCACTAAGCCGGGGAAGGGGAGCCCTGAGGTTGGGGTTTGATTGAGGGTTAGGTTGAAAGAGGAGAATTGTGACTAATGAGGGGACAGCAAGTGCAACACAGAAGTGGAAGAGGACCATGGGGCCTGGAGTCTGCATACAGTTCTGAATGGCTGAGGGTGACAAGCAACAGAGCCAGGATTGAGGCTTTCATAGCAGGATTCAAGGCTGCCCTGGGCGGGAGGAACCATTGAAGGTCTGGAGTAGTACTGAATCCTGTTTGCATTTACCAAGCATAATCTTGATGCCACATGGTGAGTGACACATGGTGGCCAGGGAGAGATTTATGGCATGGGGCAgggaggtggtgatggtggctGTGGGGTCTGGAGGTACAAAAGAAGTACATTCTATAGAACAATGTGCATGTGGAAAAGTATGAATTGATGTCACCAGGGTCCTGGTGTTGGGGACTGAAGGATGAAGGGAGGGCCCAAGTTTGGTTGTGTTTGGGAGGCACCATCTGTGTGACTTCCTGGGAATTGCCTGGCAGGATAGATGGAGTCCTGCGGGGCAGGCCCAGATCTTCATGGCATCTGTGTGCCCACCTGCCTAGCATTGCAGAAGTCCAGACATAGTAATTAATGGAGCTGTGAGGAGGGAGCAGGCGCAAGTGACACCAGAACCTGATACCTCATCTGAGTTGTGGAACTGGGGAGAAATATGAGCATAGGGTGGATATGTGGGGATATGTTTGGGGGGTCCTCAAGAGAGAGGCTGTGTGGTTTTGGccggcagaagtcccaccgagacagaatgaattacttgagactctgtggaaaaagtcaagagagcgagaggaagtcgggagccaactccacaagcctctcaaatgctcccacatttattgtgtataatcaaaggaaaaagtcattaacagttgcGTAATGGTATGCGGGTatttagggaaagacaggatgagattgtagaatccacaatGAACATAAAGACTTAgtttatctttagggaagtcactGGGAGAGGGGAACAAGGTACATTCTTTAGATATGTTAATTACAAACCAGATCACCAGACCAGCCAGATCCTTGTttgggggataatagactatctaacagcaggcacgcccagcatttatagctgagggcctgggtcggTTGCTTTGCAATGAGCAAAGTGCTAACTAAAACCTCAACCATGCAAGCAAGgcactttctctgctttttatggcaaggagacaggagtgcgGATGCACAGGCACCTGCTtacaaagcagttactaagcacatttgttttacttaaaggtgacaggcggctggggtctgttacaatttgttaacccaatcatgggctcccacaaggCTGTTCATGGTTTCCTCTCTCCTCATCATGGCAGGGCAGTGTAACCTTTGAGGATGTGTCTGTGTACTTCTCCTGGGAGGAATGGGCTCTCCTTGATGAGGCACAGAAACTCCTGTACTGcgatgtgatgctggagaacttTGCACTTATGGCCTCTCTAGGTAAGAACCTCATACCTGCCACAAtacctttcccttttccccagggaCAGATCAGTCCTTCTCACATCAGGACCATGGGTACACTGCTTCCTTCCCCAAGTCCCTGGGGAGGTGCTCTGTGTAGGGCTGAGCTGTTTGCACTGTCCTTTCTTCTTCAGGCACATCCCAATACCTGCTGCCCCAAAGCCTAGAAGGGAAAGGGTCAGGAGTCTTGCAGTTAGCCTTTTGGATCCCACTTTGCTTTCCCTTCCTCTGGCCAGGTGACCTCCCTGCCCTAGGTTCTACTCCTTCCTCTAGCTGATGTATCTGCCACGCTAGGAATTCCAGACACTGACATGGTAACTACTTCGGTGGCCCATGGGCTATTCTTGCAAGATCTTCctctgcatttttgtttttttgggggtttttttgtaatATTTAGTTTTCTTTCCTATGGTCTGTCACTCTGAGTTGCTCTGGGCCAGTGCTGGCCACTCACCTGTCCAGTCTTTTCCTTAGAACTTGCATTATCCAGGTACTGTGTTCAACTGAGGGTAGAGGAGAGAGTTATGGGTGCTTCTCAGGGTGGACATGACTCCAGCTCCACAGAATGGACTCCAAGGGTCCCTGGTCCTATTGAGTGGCAGATGAGAGGATGTGACATCAGGGTTGTGTTCACATCATACTatgagtctgttctgtttccaCTACTGTTTTGGTGCCATTGCCAATGGCCATacctcatttctcttttttcttacccactcttttttttaagtaaaagtagatttattagatttattcagagagatacatactccatagagtgtgagccatctcaaaaggcaagagaaaggccatgaggcctAGGAGATACCCATTCCATAGATAGAATTCAGGccttctcaaaaggcaagagaaaaggccTCCTTACCCATTCTTGATACTTTGCCAACTTGTCATTTCTACACTCTCAGCCCAGTTCAGTTCTCAGCTCTCATAATGGATTCCACATCTCACCTATTCTTCTCCACTGCTCCCCCTCAGTGTTCTCCACCATTGCCCCATGTATATTGTGTTGTGAGACGTGCATGTATCTTTAAGTAGTCTTTGAACATGAGCTACTCTGATGCAATTGAGTTTTCTTGGACCCAAACACACCCTTCTGCACAGCAGTCCTGTGTCATCAGCAGACAAGTGCTAAAAAACATTTCAGAGTGAGTTGTAGACCTCCTCTTTACACTGCACCTCATCCATTCTCCTTCACTTGGTCTTCACTGTGTCTGTCATTTCCCCCATGCTGTGACCTTTAATGGACCAGAGGACCATTATTGCACAGCAGCTGCTTCCTCAACCTGATTCCAGCTCCCTCCTCCTGACAATAATCCTCTGGACTCAAGTACACTCATTCATTAGCGTATCAGATGCTCATTTGTGATGGGGTTGCCCCTTCCCACcaaaatcaactgcacttcaccTGTATTTCTTTGCTTTCAGGTTATTGGCATGGAGTGGAAGATGAGGATGCACCTTCTGAGCAGAGTGTTTCTGTAGAAGGAGTGTCACAGGTCAGGACTCCCAAAGCAGATCCCTTTCCCCAGATATCCCACCCCTGGGAGACGTGTCTCTGTCTTGAAAGACATTTTGCACTTGGCTGAGGAAAGGGGCACACATCCCAGGCAGAAACCAGACACTTATGGGGTATGTGGGAAACAGTTCTTTCAGTATAAACCTTCATCAGAAGCAGCACAGTAGAGAAAAACTTTCAGAAGAGATGAGGCAGCGCATTGTTTGTGAAGAGCTACAAATCCCATGTGCCGAGGCCTTTACCTGTAACGAAGTTGGGAAGTGCTTCCTGGTCACTTCGGGCCTCCTCTAGCACCAGGCCACTTACAGCAGAAGAAGCCACACAGCAGC
This genomic interval from Vicugna pacos chromosome 9, VicPac4, whole genome shotgun sequence contains the following:
- the LOC116277575 gene encoding zinc finger protein 549-like, producing the protein MSSSLHKGSMAAEVFKDPAQGSVTFEDVSVYFSWEEWALLDEAQKLLYCDVMLENFALMASLGYWHGVEDEDAPSEQSVSVEGVSQVSMTFKYLAMTFTWEEWGQLDMAQKTLYREVMLETCGLLVSLDAPLSWILISSIIADLSPGMTFHHN